One window from the genome of Nocardioides panaciterrulae encodes:
- a CDS encoding L-aspartate oxidase, with protein MNGSAVDAPVRRVPGRLVAPPPGWTTRADVVVIGSGIAGLTAALRLRHQVGTVLVVTKDVLAAGSTQWAQGGIAAALGPEDTPEQHEVDTLVAGAGACDLDAVRVLVTEGPDAVRELIALGTRFDHDPDGVLSLTREGGHHRDRIAHAGGDATGAEIQRALIAAVERAPDIDVIQHALAVDLLLDEGGGVAGVTLHVMGEGQRDGVGAVHCRAVVLASGGLGQVFSQTTNPAVSTGDGMALALRAGATLRDLEFVQFHPTVMYLGAESRGQQPLISEAVRGEGAFLVDGLPEEGGTRFMQGVHELADLAPRDVVAKAIMRRMRETGRPHMWLDARHLGAADQRAASAGERAAGVASFWERRFPTILATARSHGVDPVTELIPVAPACHYASGGVRTDLWGRTDVPGLYATGEAACSGVHGANRLASNSLLEGLVFSRRIATVLAAEIRPWSRPAPDARTAGLVSGSVRRDLQEAMTSRVGVLRNAEGLADAALLLDKLAGSPADVVNQDAWETTNLLTIAAALTDAAAQRRETRGSHWREDFPDRDDAGWAGHFDAVMTDGSTSLSFRPAPATDQLV; from the coding sequence GTGAACGGCAGCGCGGTCGACGCCCCCGTACGACGGGTTCCGGGCCGGCTGGTCGCGCCGCCACCGGGGTGGACGACCCGTGCCGACGTGGTGGTGATCGGCTCCGGCATCGCCGGGCTGACCGCCGCGCTCCGGCTGCGCCACCAGGTCGGCACCGTCCTCGTCGTGACCAAGGACGTGCTCGCGGCCGGCTCGACGCAGTGGGCGCAGGGCGGCATCGCCGCGGCGCTGGGCCCCGAGGACACCCCCGAGCAGCACGAGGTCGACACCCTCGTCGCCGGGGCCGGCGCGTGCGACCTCGACGCGGTCCGGGTGCTGGTCACCGAGGGGCCCGACGCGGTGCGGGAGCTGATCGCGCTCGGCACCAGGTTCGACCACGACCCCGACGGCGTGCTCTCGCTGACCCGGGAGGGTGGCCACCACCGCGACCGGATCGCGCACGCCGGCGGAGACGCCACCGGCGCGGAGATCCAGCGGGCGCTGATCGCGGCTGTCGAGCGGGCGCCCGACATCGACGTGATCCAGCACGCGCTCGCCGTCGACCTGCTGCTCGACGAGGGCGGTGGGGTCGCCGGCGTGACTCTGCACGTGATGGGGGAGGGCCAGCGCGACGGTGTCGGCGCCGTGCACTGCCGCGCCGTGGTGCTGGCCAGCGGGGGCCTGGGCCAGGTGTTCTCCCAGACCACGAACCCCGCGGTGTCCACCGGCGACGGGATGGCGCTGGCGCTGCGGGCCGGTGCGACCCTGCGGGACCTGGAGTTCGTGCAGTTCCACCCCACGGTGATGTATCTCGGCGCCGAGTCGCGCGGCCAGCAGCCGCTGATCTCGGAGGCGGTCCGGGGGGAGGGCGCGTTCCTCGTCGACGGCCTGCCGGAGGAGGGCGGCACCCGCTTCATGCAGGGCGTGCACGAGCTCGCCGACCTCGCCCCCCGCGACGTGGTGGCCAAGGCGATCATGCGGCGGATGCGCGAGACCGGGCGCCCGCACATGTGGCTGGACGCCCGGCACCTCGGCGCCGCCGATCAGCGAGCGGCGAGCGCGGGGGAGCGGGCAGCGGGCGTGGCGAGCTTCTGGGAGCGCCGGTTCCCGACGATCCTGGCCACGGCGCGCTCCCACGGGGTGGACCCGGTCACCGAGCTGATCCCGGTCGCGCCGGCCTGCCACTACGCCTCGGGCGGGGTGCGCACCGACCTGTGGGGCCGCACCGACGTGCCGGGGCTCTACGCCACCGGCGAGGCCGCCTGCTCGGGGGTCCACGGGGCCAACCGGCTGGCCTCGAACTCGCTGCTGGAGGGGCTGGTCTTCTCCCGCCGGATCGCCACGGTGCTGGCCGCCGAGATCCGGCCCTGGTCGCGGCCGGCGCCGGACGCCCGCACCGCCGGCCTGGTCTCCGGGTCGGTGCGCCGCGACCTGCAGGAGGCCATGACCTCGCGGGTGGGCGTGTTGCGCAACGCCGAGGGCCTCGCCGACGCGGCGCTGCTGCTGGACAAGCTCGCGGGCTCCCCGGCGGACGTCGTCAACCAGGACGCCTGGGAGACCACGAACCTGCTCACGATCGCCGCCGCGCTGACCGACGCCGCCGCCCAGCGTCGGGAGACGCGCGGCTCCCACTGGCGTGAGGACTTCCCCGACCGCGACGACGCCGGCTGGGCCGGGCACTTCGACGCGGTGATGACCGACGGCTCGACGAGCCTGTCCTTCCGGCCCGCCCCCGCCACCGACCAGCTGGTCTGA
- the nadC gene encoding carboxylating nicotinate-nucleotide diphosphorylase → MSVARTPYDALPPALLAELHDAGLDPKAVYDDVVRAVAEDLPGDDVTSVATIPADARGVADFGAREAGVVAGLGLAAMVFHYVMGEDVAVMDRLPDATRVVPGDVVMRVAGPTRGLLTAERTALNYASHLSGVATATAAWVDALAGTGARVLDTRKTLPNYRALQKYAVRCGGGVNHRFSLSDMAMVKDNHAVAAGGVVPAWRAVRSAYPDLRVEVEVTDFDELRDLLAAGCDHVLLDNMDTATMAEAVRLTDGRAVLEASGGLTIERAREVAETGVDFISTGALTHSVVVFDLGMDLRG, encoded by the coding sequence GTGTCCGTCGCCCGCACCCCGTACGACGCGCTGCCGCCGGCGCTGCTCGCCGAGCTCCACGACGCGGGGCTGGACCCCAAGGCGGTCTACGACGACGTGGTCCGCGCCGTGGCGGAGGACCTCCCGGGCGACGACGTCACCAGCGTCGCGACCATCCCGGCGGACGCCCGCGGCGTCGCCGACTTCGGCGCCCGCGAGGCCGGCGTGGTCGCCGGGCTCGGCCTCGCGGCGATGGTGTTCCACTACGTCATGGGCGAGGACGTGGCGGTCATGGACCGGCTGCCCGACGCGACCCGGGTGGTGCCCGGCGACGTGGTGATGCGGGTCGCCGGCCCGACCCGCGGCCTGCTCACCGCCGAGCGCACGGCCCTCAACTACGCCTCCCACCTCTCCGGCGTCGCCACCGCCACGGCGGCCTGGGTGGACGCCCTGGCAGGCACCGGGGCGCGGGTCCTCGACACCCGCAAGACGCTGCCGAACTACCGTGCCCTGCAGAAGTACGCCGTGCGCTGCGGCGGCGGCGTCAATCACCGGTTCAGCCTGTCCGACATGGCGATGGTCAAGGACAACCACGCGGTGGCCGCCGGCGGCGTGGTGCCGGCCTGGCGGGCCGTGCGGTCGGCGTACCCGGACCTGCGGGTGGAGGTCGAGGTCACCGACTTCGACGAGCTGCGCGACCTGCTGGCCGCGGGCTGCGACCACGTGCTGCTCGACAACATGGACACCGCAACGATGGCCGAGGCCGTCCGGCTCACCGACGGCCGCGCCGTGCTGGAGGCCAGCGGCGGGCTGACGATCGAGCGGGCCCGGGAGGTGGCCGAGACCGGCGTGGACTTCATCTCGACCGGTGCGCTGACCCACTCGGTCGTGGTCTTCGACCTGGGCATGGACCTGCGGGGCTGA
- a CDS encoding bifunctional cytidylyltransferase/SDR family oxidoreductase yields the protein MERTHVRNVAVLLAGGVGARIGLDIPKQLIKVAGKTILEHALIALHSHPAVDEIKIMMAPGHLDAVRAIVRDGGYDDKVTEILEGGETRNDTTLRALDSLGEGECHVLFHDAVRPLVTPRIIQECFDALEQYAAVDVAIPSADTIIEVGEDDTIREIPPRAALRRGQTPQAFRASVIRAAYAKAVRDPHFVATDDCTVVLRYLPEEPIVVVRGDERNMKVTEPIDVYLADKLFQLTSTDLPVRGSEEERRAALAGKSVVVFGGSYGIGADIAALATRLGADVFTFSRSSTGTHVERRTDIAAAAEQVVARTGRVDFVVNTAGVLPRGALLDTSEETIYSATEINYLAPVFIAQVFFPHLRKTSGSMLLFTSSSYTRGRSGYSLYSSAKAATVNLTQALADEWATDRVRVNCINPERTATPMRTRAFGQEPPGTLLDSDTVAQTSLDVLLSGDTGHIYDVRKDDPLAGPDAGPA from the coding sequence ATGGAGCGCACGCACGTCCGCAACGTCGCCGTCCTGCTCGCGGGCGGGGTGGGAGCCCGGATCGGGCTGGACATCCCCAAGCAGCTGATCAAGGTCGCGGGCAAGACGATCCTCGAGCACGCGCTGATCGCGCTGCACAGCCACCCGGCGGTCGACGAGATCAAGATCATGATGGCCCCGGGCCACCTCGACGCGGTGCGCGCGATCGTCCGGGACGGGGGCTACGACGACAAGGTCACCGAGATCCTCGAGGGCGGCGAGACCCGCAACGACACCACCCTGCGGGCGCTGGACTCCCTCGGCGAAGGCGAGTGCCACGTGCTGTTCCACGACGCGGTGCGGCCGCTGGTCACGCCGCGGATCATCCAGGAGTGCTTCGACGCGCTCGAGCAGTACGCCGCCGTCGACGTCGCGATCCCCTCGGCCGACACGATCATCGAGGTCGGCGAGGACGACACGATCCGCGAGATCCCGCCGCGTGCGGCGCTGCGCCGCGGGCAGACCCCCCAGGCCTTCCGCGCCTCGGTGATCCGGGCGGCGTACGCCAAGGCGGTCCGGGACCCCCATTTCGTGGCGACCGACGACTGCACGGTGGTGCTGCGCTACCTGCCCGAGGAGCCCATCGTGGTGGTCCGCGGGGACGAGCGGAACATGAAGGTCACCGAGCCCATCGACGTCTACCTCGCCGACAAGCTGTTCCAGCTGACCAGCACCGACCTGCCGGTCCGCGGGTCCGAGGAGGAGCGGCGGGCCGCCCTGGCCGGGAAGAGCGTGGTGGTCTTCGGCGGCAGCTACGGCATCGGCGCGGACATCGCCGCGCTCGCGACCCGGCTCGGCGCCGACGTGTTCACCTTCAGCCGCTCGAGCACCGGCACCCACGTCGAGCGCCGCACCGACATCGCCGCGGCCGCCGAGCAGGTGGTGGCCCGCACCGGGCGCGTCGACTTCGTCGTGAACACCGCCGGCGTGCTCCCGCGCGGGGCGCTGCTCGACACCAGCGAGGAGACGATCTACTCGGCGACCGAGATCAACTACCTGGCGCCGGTCTTCATCGCCCAGGTGTTCTTCCCGCACCTGCGCAAGACCTCGGGGTCGATGCTGCTGTTCACCTCCAGCTCCTACACCCGGGGCCGCAGCGGCTACAGCCTCTACTCCTCGGCCAAGGCCGCGACGGTCAACCTCACCCAGGCGCTGGCCGACGAGTGGGCCACGGACCGGGTCCGGGTCAACTGCATCAACCCCGAGCGCACGGCCACCCCGATGCGCACCCGCGCCTTCGGGCAGGAGCCCCCCGGCACGCTGCTGGACTCCGACACCGTCGCCCAGACCTCGCTCGACGTGCTGCTCTCCGGCGACACCGGCCACATCTACGACGTGCGCAAGGACGACCCGCTGGCCGGCCCGGACGCCGGCCCGGCCTGA
- a CDS encoding sulfotransferase family protein — protein MSIPERGLVFVVGPGRSGTSTMAGALSFSGYTVPQAIKGNETNPLGFFEPRWVVNFHRQLLQRTGVRTLDTDPQVLERLSAVLSDEKNRDQVRDWLAPRLEQHGRLVIKDPRMVWFRDLWVAAAQDLGVDPRFVVMLRHPAEVSASRSNYYDADEIPAVAGWINVALMTEQLTAGSPRRFVHYPNLTADWRTELVRLRDDLGLALDPAPEERPHPVDEFIDPKLRRMKPGWEDSSVPAYLQELGDRTFDVLGDLAEHGDSADADDMADRLQALRGEYARIHGDALALVAPTLKRVREDTTRKVRRRVLAQAAKRQARQAPPPAAAPPAAQGLVHRVVRRARAAAARPAKES, from the coding sequence GTGTCCATCCCTGAACGCGGCCTCGTCTTCGTCGTCGGTCCCGGCCGCAGCGGCACCAGCACGATGGCCGGGGCGCTCTCGTTCTCCGGCTACACCGTCCCGCAGGCGATCAAGGGCAACGAGACCAACCCGCTCGGCTTCTTCGAGCCGCGCTGGGTCGTGAACTTCCACCGCCAGCTGCTGCAGCGCACCGGTGTCCGCACGCTCGACACCGACCCCCAGGTCCTCGAGCGGCTGTCCGCGGTGCTGTCGGACGAGAAGAACCGCGACCAGGTCCGTGACTGGCTGGCCCCCCGACTCGAGCAGCACGGGCGCCTGGTGATCAAGGACCCGCGGATGGTCTGGTTCCGCGATCTGTGGGTGGCCGCCGCCCAGGACCTCGGCGTGGACCCGCGCTTCGTCGTCATGCTGCGCCACCCCGCGGAGGTCTCGGCGAGCCGCAGCAACTACTACGACGCCGACGAGATCCCCGCGGTGGCCGGCTGGATCAACGTGGCGCTGATGACCGAGCAGCTCACCGCCGGATCGCCGCGGCGGTTCGTGCACTACCCGAACCTCACCGCCGACTGGCGCACCGAGCTGGTCCGCCTGCGCGACGACCTCGGCCTCGCGCTGGACCCGGCCCCGGAGGAGCGCCCGCACCCGGTCGACGAGTTCATCGACCCGAAGCTGCGGCGGATGAAGCCGGGCTGGGAGGACTCCTCGGTGCCGGCCTACCTCCAGGAGCTCGGCGACCGCACGTTCGACGTGCTCGGCGACCTGGCCGAGCACGGGGACTCCGCGGACGCCGACGACATGGCCGACCGGCTGCAGGCGCTGCGGGGGGAGTACGCCCGCATCCACGGCGACGCGCTCGCGCTGGTCGCGCCGACCCTGAAGCGGGTCAGGGAGGACACCACGCGCAAGGTGCGCCGCCGGGTGCTGGCGCAGGCCGCGAAGCGGCAGGCCCGCCAGGCCCCGCCGCCCGCCGCGGCACCCCCCGCGGCGCAGGGCCTCGTGCACCGCGTCGTACGCCGGGCCCGGGCCGCGGCCGCCCGCCCGGCCAAGGAGTCCTGA
- a CDS encoding sulfotransferase family protein: MGLLVLITGTGRSGTSTMSGTLHHLGLHVPGPYLGANESNPKGFFESKWAVGFHKKITAAARINDFDGRPLAFERAQQAITPELRRELVDFLTTQAAEGDQVVVKDPRSVWAQALWRDAAAEAGLDIRYISMLRHPAEVVGSRTTYYASPDDEEKRRNYEIFNVGRWVNSSVVSERETRGLPRAFVRYTDLLEDWRPVAVRLRDELGLRYDGAALGEGSPVDEFIDPGLRRHQVTWEELRVPGELQDLAEQIWKDLELLAAAGGEDAAASADLDEAGAHYARLFLEASAISHDAMEEARAEARLAGAKAAARKRGKGRGAGNGGRPAGPVPPGRRPVDEVAARDLARELVRRARARVTRRA, from the coding sequence ATGGGTCTGCTCGTCCTGATCACCGGGACCGGCCGCAGCGGCACCAGCACCATGTCCGGGACCCTGCACCACCTCGGCCTGCACGTGCCCGGGCCCTACCTGGGCGCCAACGAGTCCAACCCCAAGGGCTTCTTCGAGTCCAAGTGGGCCGTCGGCTTCCACAAGAAGATCACCGCCGCCGCGCGGATCAACGACTTCGACGGCCGGCCGCTGGCGTTCGAGCGCGCGCAGCAGGCGATCACCCCCGAGCTGCGCCGCGAGCTCGTCGACTTCCTGACCACCCAGGCCGCCGAGGGCGACCAGGTCGTCGTCAAGGACCCGCGCTCGGTGTGGGCCCAGGCGCTGTGGCGGGACGCGGCCGCCGAGGCCGGCCTGGACATCCGCTACATCTCGATGCTGCGGCACCCGGCCGAGGTCGTCGGGAGCCGGACGACCTACTACGCCAGCCCCGACGACGAGGAGAAGCGCCGCAACTACGAGATCTTCAACGTCGGTCGCTGGGTGAACAGCTCGGTCGTCAGCGAGCGTGAGACCCGCGGCCTGCCCCGGGCCTTCGTCCGCTACACCGACCTGCTCGAGGACTGGCGCCCGGTCGCGGTGCGCCTGCGCGACGAGCTCGGCCTGCGCTACGACGGGGCCGCGCTCGGCGAGGGCAGCCCGGTCGACGAGTTCATCGACCCCGGCCTGCGTCGCCACCAGGTGACGTGGGAGGAGCTGCGGGTGCCCGGGGAGCTGCAGGATCTCGCGGAGCAGATCTGGAAGGACCTCGAGCTGCTCGCGGCGGCCGGCGGCGAGGACGCGGCCGCGTCCGCGGACCTCGACGAGGCGGGGGCGCACTACGCCCGCCTCTTCCTCGAGGCCTCGGCGATCAGCCACGACGCCATGGAGGAGGCCCGGGCGGAGGCACGGCTGGCCGGCGCGAAGGCGGCGGCGCGGAAGCGGGGGAAGGGCCGGGGAGCGGGCAACGGGGGCCGTCCGGCCGGTCCCGTCCCGCCCGGTCGGCGGCCCGTCGACGAGGTCGCGGCCCGCGACCTGGCGCGGGAGCTCGTCCGACGCGCCCGGGCCCGAGTCACCCGCCGAGCCTGA
- the panD gene encoding aspartate 1-decarboxylase, protein MLRTMMTSKIHRATVTQADLHYVGSVTVDEDLLDAADLLPGELVHIVDVTNGARLETYTIAGERGSGVIGINGAAAHLVHPGDLVILIGYGQMDTEQARSLRPHVVFVDADNKIVATGADPVETSGGAGLVRGDVLVGR, encoded by the coding sequence ATGTTGCGGACCATGATGACGAGCAAGATCCACCGGGCCACGGTGACCCAGGCCGACCTGCACTACGTCGGCTCGGTGACCGTGGACGAGGACCTGCTCGACGCCGCGGACCTGTTGCCCGGCGAGCTGGTGCACATCGTCGACGTCACCAACGGGGCCCGCCTGGAGACCTACACGATCGCCGGCGAGCGGGGCTCGGGGGTGATCGGGATCAACGGCGCGGCCGCCCACCTGGTGCACCCCGGCGACCTGGTCATCCTGATCGGCTACGGCCAGATGGACACCGAGCAGGCGCGGTCGCTGCGCCCGCACGTGGTCTTCGTCGACGCCGACAACAAGATCGTGGCCACCGGTGCCGACCCCGTCGAGACCAGCGGCGGCGCTGGTCTGGTCCGGGGGGACGTCCTCGTCGGGCGCTAG
- a CDS encoding sulfotransferase family 2 domain-containing protein, with the protein MRVSDSARVLFVHVQKTGGSTIDRVFDEEVPDARRVPGVSRHAAYRRLVVLEPELADYWSFGFVRNPWARMVSWFAMVSGMYAKHEAGNVQTLRKFERFPKTWGQLEPFAHDFDKFVLEAPRAIAKVGRLQVDALTTPAGRRVDFVGRTERFVPDLNVVRERLGLPAVEAAPRKNVSSHAHYSTYYNDLTRRAVAEHYAADIEAFGYTFDAQP; encoded by the coding sequence ATGCGAGTGTCCGACTCCGCACGCGTCCTCTTCGTGCACGTCCAGAAGACCGGCGGGTCCACGATCGACCGGGTCTTCGACGAGGAGGTGCCCGACGCCCGTCGGGTCCCCGGTGTGAGCCGGCACGCGGCGTACCGCCGGCTGGTGGTGCTCGAGCCCGAGCTGGCCGACTACTGGTCGTTCGGCTTCGTGCGCAACCCGTGGGCGCGGATGGTCTCCTGGTTCGCGATGGTCTCGGGGATGTACGCCAAGCACGAGGCCGGCAACGTCCAGACGCTGCGCAAGTTCGAGCGCTTCCCGAAGACGTGGGGGCAGCTGGAGCCCTTCGCCCACGACTTCGACAAGTTCGTGCTCGAGGCGCCCCGGGCGATCGCCAAGGTCGGCCGGCTCCAGGTCGACGCGCTGACCACCCCCGCGGGTCGCCGGGTCGACTTCGTCGGCCGCACCGAGCGCTTCGTCCCCGACCTCAACGTCGTGCGCGAGCGGCTCGGGCTGCCCGCGGTCGAGGCCGCGCCCCGCAAGAACGTCAGCAGCCACGCGCACTACAGCACCTACTACAACGATCTCACCCGCCGCGCGGTCGCCGAGCACTACGCCGCGGACATCGAGGCGTTCGGCTACACCTTCGACGCCCAGCCCTGA
- the panC gene encoding pantoate--beta-alanine ligase — protein MTGPGSGRGTRLVSTREELAGLLGEARAGGRRVGLVPTMGALHEGHASLVRVARERVGDGPVVVSVFVNPLQFGEGEDLDRYPRTLAADLAVCEREGVDVVFAPGVEEVYPGGEPQVTVEPGPLATVLEGSTRPGHFRGVLTVVAKLFGLVRPDVAVFGEKDYQQLVLIRRMVLDLNLGVEVVGAPTRREADGLALSSRNAYLDAGQRAQAVGLSAALQAARDASERGAAVALDAARAQLRRWPGVDLDYLALTDPELGELPGGDVPPGTPARILVAARVGATRLIDNMPLTLGDPHARPANRERSEPGSAEPKVSPAKPAHAVPYERSE, from the coding sequence GTGACGGGTCCCGGCAGCGGCCGCGGCACCCGTCTCGTCTCCACGCGCGAGGAGCTCGCCGGCCTGCTCGGCGAGGCCCGGGCCGGAGGTCGCCGGGTCGGGCTGGTGCCGACCATGGGCGCCCTGCACGAGGGTCACGCGAGCCTGGTCCGGGTGGCGCGTGAGCGGGTCGGCGACGGCCCCGTGGTGGTCTCGGTCTTCGTCAACCCGCTGCAGTTCGGCGAGGGGGAGGACCTCGACCGCTACCCCCGGACGCTCGCGGCCGACCTCGCGGTCTGCGAGCGGGAGGGCGTCGACGTCGTCTTCGCGCCAGGCGTCGAGGAGGTCTACCCCGGCGGGGAGCCGCAGGTCACGGTCGAGCCCGGGCCGCTGGCCACGGTGCTCGAGGGCAGCACCCGTCCCGGGCACTTCCGAGGCGTGCTCACCGTCGTGGCGAAGCTGTTCGGGCTGGTCCGCCCCGACGTCGCGGTCTTCGGCGAGAAGGACTACCAGCAGCTGGTGCTGATCCGCCGGATGGTGCTCGACCTCAACCTCGGCGTGGAGGTGGTCGGGGCCCCGACCCGGCGGGAGGCCGACGGGCTGGCGCTGTCCAGCCGCAACGCCTACCTCGACGCCGGGCAGCGCGCGCAGGCGGTCGGGCTGAGCGCGGCGCTCCAGGCCGCCCGGGACGCGTCGGAGCGGGGCGCCGCGGTGGCGCTCGACGCCGCGCGCGCGCAGCTGCGGCGCTGGCCGGGCGTCGACCTGGACTACCTGGCCCTGACCGACCCCGAGCTCGGTGAGCTGCCCGGAGGCGACGTACCTCCCGGCACCCCGGCGCGGATCCTGGTAGCCGCCCGGGTGGGCGCCACCCGGCTGATCGACAACATGCCCCTCACCCTCGGGGACCCACACGCTCGCCCGGCGAACCGCGAGCGAAGCGAGCCTGGTTCGGCGGAACCGAAAGTCAGCCCGGCGAAGCCGGCCCATGCCGTTCCCTACGAGCGAAGCGAGTAG
- a CDS encoding Rossmann-like and DUF2520 domain-containing protein — MTHRPPPSGLRVGVVGAGRVGAVLAAALEAAGHPVVAAAGESDASRRRIAELLVQARHEKPTSVARGCDLLLLTVPDDMLPNVVAMLAASGAIHEGQYVVHTSGRHGLAVLDPAAAVGARVLAMHPAMTFTGTAVDLPRLSGCVFGLTAAPAERAFAEELVAALGGRPMWVAEEMRTLYHAALAHGANHLVTLVTEAMEMLTAAGAGDPAATLRPLLAAALDNALVQGDAALTGPIVRGDVGTVRAHLADLVANAPQTLGSYVALARATLDRAVTDGRVLPIRAAAIRRALDQAVDAAAAAPAPRTTL; from the coding sequence ATGACCCACCGACCCCCGCCGTCAGGCCTGCGGGTGGGCGTGGTCGGCGCGGGTCGCGTCGGCGCCGTCCTCGCCGCCGCGCTGGAGGCCGCCGGCCACCCGGTCGTGGCCGCCGCCGGCGAGTCCGACGCCTCCCGCCGGCGGATCGCCGAGCTGCTGGTGCAGGCCCGCCACGAGAAGCCCACGTCGGTGGCCCGCGGGTGCGACCTGCTGCTGCTCACCGTCCCGGACGACATGCTGCCCAACGTCGTGGCCATGCTCGCCGCCAGCGGGGCGATCCACGAGGGCCAGTACGTCGTGCACACCTCCGGCCGGCACGGCCTGGCGGTGCTCGACCCGGCCGCGGCCGTGGGCGCCCGGGTGCTCGCGATGCACCCGGCGATGACCTTCACCGGCACCGCCGTCGACCTGCCGCGCCTGTCGGGCTGCGTCTTCGGGCTGACCGCGGCGCCCGCCGAGCGGGCCTTCGCCGAGGAGCTGGTCGCCGCGCTCGGCGGTCGGCCGATGTGGGTCGCGGAGGAGATGCGCACGCTCTACCACGCCGCGCTGGCCCACGGCGCCAACCACCTGGTCACGTTGGTCACCGAGGCGATGGAGATGCTCACGGCCGCCGGCGCCGGCGACCCCGCCGCCACCCTCCGCCCGCTGCTGGCCGCGGCCCTCGACAACGCGCTGGTCCAGGGGGACGCGGCGCTGACCGGCCCGATCGTGCGCGGCGACGTCGGCACGGTGCGCGCCCACCTCGCCGACCTCGTCGCCAACGCTCCGCAGACGCTCGGCTCGTACGTCGCGCTGGCGCGCGCCACGCTGGACCGGGCCGTCACCGACGGCCGGGTGCTGCCGATCCGGGCCGCCGCGATCCGCCGCGCCCTCGACCAGGCGGTCGACGCGGCAGCCGCCGCGCCGGCGCCCCGGACCACCCTGTGA